The following proteins are encoded in a genomic region of Coleofasciculus chthonoplastes PCC 7420:
- a CDS encoding Uma2 family endonuclease: MLLELNRITVPPGQRVLLSNISWQEFETILADLGEHRAARVAYDNGTLEIMTPLPEHESRKELVSDLLKALLEELDIEFCTLGSTTFKNEEMIKGIEPDNCFYIQNEAIVRGKDRLDLTIDPPPDLALEIDVTSRTHPSIYAAFGVPELWRFEQGRLQINLLREGKYNLSEVSRNFPNLPLIDAIPQYLNQCRTLGRNKTMKVFRTWVQEQI, translated from the coding sequence ATGTTATTAGAACTGAATCGAATTACCGTACCACCAGGACAACGAGTGTTGCTCTCCAATATAAGCTGGCAGGAATTTGAGACAATTTTAGCGGATTTAGGCGAACATCGTGCCGCTAGAGTGGCGTATGATAATGGAACCTTGGAAATCATGACACCTTTACCTGAACATGAAAGTCGGAAAGAACTCGTTAGTGATTTACTCAAAGCACTTCTTGAAGAATTAGATATTGAATTTTGCACCTTGGGTTCCACTACATTCAAAAATGAGGAAATGATTAAAGGGATAGAACCGGATAACTGTTTCTATATTCAAAATGAAGCAATCGTTCGAGGTAAAGACCGCCTTGATTTAACGATAGATCCACCTCCCGATTTAGCGTTAGAAATTGATGTCACCTCTCGCACGCATCCGAGTATCTATGCTGCTTTCGGAGTGCCTGAACTGTGGCGGTTTGAACAAGGAAGGTTACAAATTAACCTGCTGCGAGAAGGGAAGTATAATCTGTCTGAAGTTAGTCGAAATTTTCCTAACCTTCCACTCATTGATGCGATTCCCCAGTATCTCAACCAATGTCGGACTTTGGGTAGAAATAAAACAATGAAAGTGTTTCGCACTTGGGTACAAGAGCAAATTTAA
- a CDS encoding VIT domain-containing protein — MNTTLRSHKPLGGLYTKTGEHALVFPLKHTQVLAKVAGNLSRVEVTQTFENSFREPLEAIYIFPLPDAAVVDEMEIKLGDRIIKGGIKKREEAQLIYEQARQEGRTAGLLEQERDNIFTQSLANIKPGERIDVTIRYTDTLKFSSGECEFVFPMVVGPRFCPGIPIDETGDSDRVADASRIMPTIIPPSTRSGHDIQITVEIDAGVPISNINSPSHQIRVEQEETGVRVLLGEGDTIPNKDLILRYQVAGDRTQATVLTQSDTRGGHFALYLIPAVDYSDHEIVPKDVVFLIDTSGSQKGDPFRKSQELMRRFIQGLNPQDTFTILDFSDITTQLSAKPLANTPQNRIKALTYINQLKANGGTYLLNGIRAVLNFPAAPEGRLRSIVLITDGYIGNESEILAEVKQYLKSGNRLYSFGVGSSPNRFLLNRMAELGRGTSRIVRQDESTQEVTEKFLRHINNPVLTNINVEWQGLGEAMIYPTTPPDLFTQQPLVLFGRISPIYPEQTGILKITGTVTGGKRYEQEFHLRLDSEGNCAIAQLWGRARIKDLMNQMWHCEKKAQVEAIIETALTYQILAPYTAFVAVSEQIRTDPQGKGICVSVPVEVPEGVSYEGIFDQSPMRFLGLKFRRSRGNSGLPPSLTTNGASPPVVGDSIQQPLLNCTDVDITPTASPPVLDETITNLQVLSVTGLEKSSATLLTQHLQQVILPSGYCGELVFEFPVRKGRVVRVLWDEDASSLNEAVVIDVIKRSLLSWQVPQWLMDTVRLTLRIQTDS; from the coding sequence ATGAATACAACGCTCCGCTCTCATAAACCCCTTGGTGGACTATACACTAAAACAGGGGAACATGCTTTGGTTTTTCCTTTGAAGCATACGCAAGTGCTGGCAAAGGTGGCGGGGAATTTATCCCGCGTCGAAGTAACCCAAACCTTTGAAAATTCCTTCCGGGAACCCTTAGAAGCTATCTATATCTTCCCTCTCCCCGATGCGGCGGTGGTGGATGAGATGGAGATTAAACTGGGCGATCGCATAATTAAAGGGGGGATTAAAAAACGGGAAGAGGCGCAGCTAATTTATGAACAAGCCCGCCAAGAGGGACGAACGGCTGGATTATTAGAACAAGAACGGGATAATATTTTTACTCAATCTTTAGCCAATATTAAACCCGGAGAACGAATTGATGTCACGATTCGCTATACTGATACGCTGAAATTTAGTAGCGGTGAGTGCGAATTTGTTTTCCCGATGGTAGTAGGACCCCGATTTTGTCCAGGGATTCCCATTGACGAAACTGGGGATAGCGATCGCGTGGCGGATGCGTCACGGATTATGCCTACGATTATCCCACCCAGTACCCGATCTGGACATGATATTCAAATCACGGTGGAAATTGACGCTGGGGTTCCCATTTCCAACATTAATTCCCCCTCGCACCAGATTAGAGTGGAACAGGAGGAAACAGGGGTGCGCGTACTCCTGGGGGAAGGGGACACAATTCCCAACAAAGACCTGATTTTACGCTATCAAGTAGCAGGCGATCGCACTCAGGCGACGGTACTGACGCAATCGGATACACGCGGCGGTCATTTCGCCCTTTATTTGATTCCGGCTGTGGATTATTCCGATCATGAAATTGTCCCCAAAGATGTCGTTTTTCTCATCGATACTTCAGGATCTCAAAAAGGTGATCCGTTCCGTAAATCTCAGGAACTGATGCGCCGATTTATCCAGGGTTTGAATCCGCAGGATACGTTTACGATTCTTGATTTTTCTGATATCACGACCCAATTGTCTGCCAAACCCTTAGCCAATACACCCCAAAATCGGATTAAAGCCCTCACGTATATCAATCAATTAAAGGCAAATGGCGGCACTTATTTACTCAATGGAATTCGCGCTGTCTTAAATTTCCCCGCTGCACCCGAAGGACGTTTACGCAGTATTGTATTAATTACGGATGGTTATATTGGTAATGAATCAGAAATTTTGGCAGAGGTGAAACAGTATCTCAAATCCGGAAATCGTTTATATAGTTTTGGCGTTGGCAGTTCGCCCAATCGGTTTCTCTTAAATCGGATGGCTGAATTAGGGCGAGGAACCTCACGAATTGTACGTCAGGATGAGTCAACTCAGGAAGTCACTGAAAAATTCTTGCGCCACATCAATAATCCCGTTCTTACGAATATAAATGTTGAGTGGCAAGGGCTGGGAGAAGCGATGATTTATCCGACAACTCCCCCCGATTTGTTTACCCAACAACCCTTAGTTTTATTTGGGCGCATTTCCCCGATTTATCCGGAACAGACGGGTATTCTGAAAATTACCGGAACCGTTACCGGGGGTAAGCGTTATGAACAGGAATTTCACCTGAGATTGGATTCAGAGGGTAATTGTGCGATCGCGCAGTTGTGGGGGCGGGCGCGAATCAAGGATTTGATGAATCAAATGTGGCACTGTGAGAAGAAGGCACAGGTTGAGGCAATCATCGAAACGGCTTTAACCTATCAGATTTTAGCCCCCTATACAGCGTTTGTTGCCGTCAGTGAACAAATCCGAACTGATCCGCAAGGGAAAGGAATTTGTGTTTCTGTCCCCGTGGAGGTGCCAGAAGGGGTATCGTATGAAGGAATATTCGATCAATCTCCCATGCGTTTCCTCGGACTCAAATTCAGGCGATCGCGAGGCAATTCTGGTTTGCCACCCTCACTCACGACTAATGGGGCGTCTCCTCCGGTTGTAGGCGATTCCATCCAGCAGCCACTCCTGAACTGTACTGATGTGGATATCACTCCTACCGCATCTCCCCCAGTTCTGGATGAAACCATTACCAACCTGCAAGTTCTCAGCGTTACCGGATTAGAAAAGTCAAGTGCTACCCTACTCACGCAACACCTGCAACAGGTGATTTTACCATCGGGATACTGTGGTGAACTTGTGTTTGAGTTTCCAGTGCGTAAGGGGCGTGTGGTGCGGGTATTATGGGATGAGGATGCCTCTAGCCTCAATGAAGCCGTTGTGATTGATGTAATTAAGCGATCGCTCTTAAGTTGGCAAGTACCCCAATGGTTAATGGATACGGTGCGTTTAACCTTACGGATTCAAACGGACAGTTAA
- a CDS encoding FitA-like ribbon-helix-helix domain-containing protein, whose amino-acid sequence MNSITIQNFDDDLKNRLQKRAEYSGRSLEEEAKEILRAVLTEPVPKPLNLALAIERRFTHLGDFKLPMIPREPLRELPNFKE is encoded by the coding sequence ATGAACAGTATCACGATTCAAAACTTTGATGATGACCTGAAAAATCGCCTCCAAAAGCGAGCTGAATATTCGGGACGTTCTCTTGAAGAAGAAGCTAAAGAAATCCTCCGCGCTGTATTAACAGAACCAGTTCCTAAACCCTTGAATTTAGCCTTGGCTATCGAGCGACGTTTTACCCATTTGGGCGATTTTAAACTGCCGATGATTCCTAGGGAACCCTTACGCGAACTTCCTAATTTTAAAGAATAG